A region of Bombus huntii isolate Logan2020A chromosome 15, iyBomHunt1.1, whole genome shotgun sequence DNA encodes the following proteins:
- the LOC126873888 gene encoding putative uncharacterized protein DDB_G0282133 produces the protein MFSAVVLGCILLTHAEPPASVNSYSINGENNGFEYNSNIINGAYIPGKEGHRENMDFYGGGNTGHSLTNSRSQGNLDESLRSSSYNGFSPSSHNTGFSTTYTTAATHDNLASSSYFPNNAAQSSYDSYNNNNNADSAFEAYTQGSDQAGSDFNQFSANKHKNPSYMRFSDNISGATSTGSYPETSEASSFRGDYSGDSFRSHTSQNTGFIDNADPAFNREVSNFFNSPSTDYSYGKHKENTFGGSNKFMTDIYSMNPDTRYVRGNHGNVGRDYTSSMFLANSGQSSPFGNVRGNAGAYGSGKFGKYNKHSGDYTSSAGLNYLSKEQDVDYLLSSYGKGSGKLAVIKEGRPSSYVSQSYLGGPSYLNKIIGSYKSKPSFMNSYHSSSPIGYSSMSGLHGSSSGNSYADSPPLRRYRSNSYIPGHVSPYPGYY, from the exons ATGTTT AGTGCAGTAGTCCTCGGTTGCATCCTGCTGACCCACGCGGAACCACCGGCATCGGTTAACA GCTATTCTATCAACGGAGAGAACAATGGATTCGAGTATAACAGCAATATTATCAACGGTGCCTACATACCTGGGAAAGAAGGTCATAGAGAAAACATGGACTTTTACGGTGGAGGAAATACTGGACACTCGTTGACCAACAGCAGGAGCCAAGGAAATCTCGATGAAAGTTTAAGGAGCAGCTCTTATAACGGATTTTCACCCAGTTCCCATAATACTGGTTTCTCTACTACTTATACTACTGCTGCCACTCACGATAATCTTGCGTCGAGCTCTTATTTCCCTAACAACGCTGCACAATCCAGTTATGATagttataataataacaacaatgcTGATTCGGCTTTCGAGGCTTACACGCAAGGCAGCGATCAAGCTGGATCGGATTTCAATCAATTCTCCGCTAACAAGCACAAGAATCCTTCTTATATGAGATTTTCCGATAACATATCCGGTGCTACTAGCACAGGAAGCTATCCAGAGACTTCAGAGGCTTCTTCTTTCAGAGGAGATTATTCTGGAGATTCTTTTAGGAGTCACACATCTCAAAATACAGGATTCATAGACAATGCTGACCCAGCTTTCAACAGAGAAGTTTCTAATTTCTTCAACAGCCCTAGTACCGATTATTCGTACGGAAAGCATAAAGAAAATACTTTTGGAGGAAGTAACAAGTTCATGACCGACATCTACTCCATGAATCCTGATACTCGCTACGTGCGAGGAAATCACGGGAATGTGGGTCGTGATTATACTTCTTCTATGTTTCTGGCCAACTCTGGCCAAAGCAGTCCTTTCGGCAACGTTCGAGGAAACGCTGGTGCTTATGGATCAGGAAAATTCGGCAAGTATAATAAGCATTCGGGTGACTATACCTCCAGCGCAGGTTTGAACTACCTTTCGAAGGAGCAAGACGTTGATTACTTGCTCAGTAGTTATGGTAAAGGCAGTGGAAAACTGGCCGTGATAAAAGAAGGTAGACCGAGCAGTTATGTTAGCCAATCTTATCTTGGCGGACCTTCGTACCTTAATAAGATTATTGGAAGTTATAAGAGTAAACCCAGCTTCATGAATTCATATCATAGCAGTTCACCGATTGGTTATTCATCGATGTCTGGCTTACATGGTAGTTCCAGTGGTAATAGTTATGCAGATAGTCCACCACTGAGAAGATATCGGAGCAACAGCTATATACCAGGGCATGTTAGTCCATATCCCGGTTATTATTGA